One window of the Streptomyces sp. TS71-3 genome contains the following:
- the ctaD gene encoding cytochrome c oxidase subunit I, with the protein MDTRTRQATAEAERPAQVRRPGAIIVDWLTTTDHKKIGHLYLITSFGFFLSAGFMALVMRAELARPGLQIVSNDQYNQLFTMHGTIMLLLFATPTFAGFANEIMPLQIGAPDVAFPRLNMFSYWLFLFGGLIVLGAFLLPDGAASFGWFAYAPLNSKLRSPGIGGDMWIMGLALSGFGTILGAVNFLTTVIGMRAPGMTMFRMPIFTWNVLFTSILVLLAFPVLAGILLALEADRLFGAHVFDAANGGGLLWQHLFWFFGHPEVYIIALPFFGIVTEILPVFSRKPLFGYVGMIGATISITALSIMVWAHHMFVTGGVLLPYFSLLSFLIAVPTGVKFFNWTGTMLHGSLSFETPMLWSVGFLVTFLFGGLTGVILASPPLDFEVSDSYFVVAHFHYVVFGTVVFATFAGFYFWWPKFTGKMLDERLGKIHFWTLFVGFHTTFLVQHWLGAEGMPRRYADYLAADGFTDLNMISSIGSFVLGLSNLPFFYNVWHTKRYGRKVDSDDPWGFGRSLEWATSCPPPRHNFVKLPLVRSDSPAFDMHHPRYAPEPVRQAAAEHRPGSPTEP; encoded by the coding sequence ATGGACACGCGGACCAGGCAGGCCACCGCAGAGGCCGAACGGCCGGCGCAGGTCAGGCGTCCCGGCGCCATCATCGTCGACTGGCTGACCACGACCGATCACAAGAAGATCGGCCACCTCTATCTCATCACGTCGTTCGGCTTCTTCCTGAGCGCCGGCTTCATGGCCCTGGTGATGCGCGCCGAGTTGGCCCGACCGGGACTTCAGATCGTCTCGAACGACCAGTACAACCAGCTGTTCACCATGCACGGCACGATCATGCTGCTGCTGTTCGCGACTCCGACGTTCGCGGGATTCGCCAACGAGATCATGCCGCTTCAGATCGGCGCCCCCGATGTGGCCTTTCCGCGGCTGAACATGTTTTCGTACTGGCTCTTCCTCTTCGGCGGCCTGATCGTGCTCGGGGCATTCCTGCTGCCGGACGGGGCCGCGAGCTTCGGATGGTTCGCCTATGCACCGCTGAACAGCAAACTGCGCTCGCCGGGCATCGGCGGAGATATGTGGATCATGGGCCTGGCGCTCTCGGGCTTCGGCACCATTCTCGGCGCGGTGAACTTCCTGACCACGGTGATCGGCATGCGCGCGCCGGGCATGACGATGTTCCGGATGCCCATCTTCACGTGGAACGTCCTGTTCACGTCGATCCTGGTGCTGCTGGCCTTCCCGGTGCTGGCGGGCATCCTGCTGGCCCTGGAGGCCGACCGGCTCTTCGGGGCCCACGTCTTCGACGCCGCGAACGGCGGCGGGCTGCTCTGGCAGCACCTCTTCTGGTTCTTCGGCCATCCCGAGGTGTACATCATCGCGCTGCCGTTCTTCGGCATCGTGACCGAGATCCTCCCGGTCTTCAGCCGCAAGCCGCTCTTCGGCTACGTGGGCATGATCGGCGCGACCATCTCCATCACCGCTCTCTCGATCATGGTGTGGGCGCACCACATGTTCGTCACCGGCGGGGTGCTGCTGCCGTACTTCTCGCTGCTGTCGTTCCTGATCGCGGTGCCGACCGGCGTGAAGTTCTTCAACTGGACCGGCACCATGCTGCACGGCTCGCTCTCCTTCGAGACACCGATGCTGTGGTCGGTGGGCTTCCTGGTGACGTTCCTCTTCGGCGGCCTGACCGGGGTGATCCTGGCGTCGCCGCCGCTCGACTTCGAGGTCTCCGACTCGTACTTCGTGGTGGCCCACTTCCACTACGTGGTGTTCGGCACCGTCGTCTTCGCCACCTTCGCCGGGTTCTACTTCTGGTGGCCGAAGTTCACCGGCAAGATGCTCGACGAACGGCTCGGGAAGATCCACTTCTGGACGCTCTTCGTGGGCTTCCACACGACGTTCCTCGTGCAGCACTGGCTGGGCGCGGAGGGCATGCCGCGGCGCTACGCGGACTACCTGGCCGCGGACGGTTTCACGGATCTCAACATGATCTCGTCGATCGGCTCCTTCGTGCTGGGCCTGTCCAACCTGCCGTTCTTCTACAACGTCTGGCACACCAAGCGGTACGGCAGGAAGGTCGACTCGGACGACCCGTGGGGCTTCGGCCGGTCCCTGGAGTGGGCGACCTCGTGCCCGCCGCCGCGGCACAACTTCGTCAAGCTGCCGCTGGTCCGCTCGGACTCCCCGGCGTTCGACATGCACCACCCGAGGTACGCGCCCGAGCCGGTGCGCCAGGCCGCGGCGGAGCACCGGCCGGGCAGCCCCACGGAGCCCTGA
- a CDS encoding I78 family peptidase inhibitor — protein MAPIPTPPAEPEDDLQAYVGLPVEEAERRARERGWSTVRSLAPGTVITMEYLHGRLNFEVKDGAVHRSWKG, from the coding sequence ATGGCACCCATACCCACGCCCCCCGCGGAACCAGAGGACGACCTTCAGGCCTATGTGGGCCTGCCGGTCGAGGAGGCAGAGCGGCGGGCACGCGAGCGCGGCTGGTCCACCGTCAGGTCGCTGGCCCCCGGGACGGTCATCACCATGGAGTACCTCCACGGGCGGCTGAACTTCGAGGTCAAGGACGGCGCCGTGCACCGCAGCTGGAAGGGCTGA
- a CDS encoding phosphatase PAP2 family protein, with translation MRTERCLTRLDRVFARLDREPERPAGLDVPAMSRHRVVLLVSTLAFYLAMVWAVVTTSWLVRLDWQVMFFRPYQQWPQVHAFLDYYVVLGQRGPTATMVAAWLGWRSWRQHTLRPLLSLGAALLLLNATVGAAKIGMGRLGPHYATVIGSNEMWRGGDIFPSGHTANAVVTWGILAYLASTPRARRYLSATSAVVALGVGLTTVYLGTHWLSDVLLGWAAGLLVLLALPWCEPLIARAEAWILDRRAALLARRRGTVPGRPPAAPPALFPPQVPEAEAAPEREPVGTARPGRPAPHLAQSPHAARSERSPVTPAGSRRPPHTDHRPPRSTTRPLTGA, from the coding sequence GTGCGTACCGAACGATGCCTCACCCGTCTGGATCGGGTCTTCGCCCGGCTGGACCGTGAGCCGGAGCGGCCGGCCGGCCTAGATGTGCCGGCCATGAGCCGGCACAGGGTCGTGCTCCTGGTCTCGACCCTGGCCTTCTACCTGGCCATGGTGTGGGCCGTGGTGACCACCTCATGGCTGGTCCGCCTGGACTGGCAGGTCATGTTCTTCCGCCCCTACCAGCAGTGGCCCCAGGTGCACGCCTTCCTGGACTACTACGTCGTCCTGGGCCAGCGCGGCCCGACCGCGACGATGGTGGCGGCCTGGCTGGGCTGGCGCTCCTGGCGGCAGCACACGCTCCGCCCGCTGCTGTCGCTGGGCGCGGCGCTGCTGCTGCTCAACGCCACGGTGGGCGCGGCCAAGATCGGCATGGGCCGCCTCGGTCCGCACTACGCCACCGTGATCGGGTCGAACGAGATGTGGCGCGGCGGGGATATATTTCCTTCCGGCCACACCGCCAACGCAGTGGTGACCTGGGGCATCCTGGCGTATCTGGCGTCCACCCCGCGGGCCCGCCGCTACCTGTCCGCCACCTCCGCGGTGGTGGCCCTGGGCGTCGGCCTCACCACCGTCTACCTGGGCACGCACTGGCTGAGCGACGTCCTGCTCGGCTGGGCCGCGGGCCTGCTGGTCCTGCTGGCGCTGCCGTGGTGCGAGCCGCTGATCGCCAGGGCCGAGGCCTGGATCCTGGACCGCCGCGCCGCCTTGCTGGCCCGCCGCCGGGGCACGGTGCCCGGGCGGCCCCCGGCGGCCCCACCGGCGCTCTTCCCGCCCCAGGTCCCCGAGGCCGAGGCGGCGCCGGAGCGCGAGCCGGTCGGCACGGCACGCCCGGGGCGTCCCGCGCCCCACCTGGCGCAGAGCCCGCACGCCGCGCGCTCCGAGCGCTCTCCGGTGACCCCGGCGGGCAGCCGCCGTCCGCCGCACACGGACCACCGGCCACCGCGCTCCACGACGCGCCCCCTGACCGGGGCCTGA
- a CDS encoding glycosyltransferase family 39 protein → MLRQAGRLPSRTVGALRHAAPALLGYAAVRALGVVLLVLWSAPAGKSAHQLLSARWDSLWYMRVARYGYDWQVRLPDGTVHSDLAFFPLLPWLERLGSAVGPLSYADAGLLTSWAASLLAAWGVFAVGDRLYGRRAGVCAALLWAVLPVAVVQSMAYSESLFTALAAWSLYAVLTRRWIAAGALAALAGLTRPVGMAAAAAVWVAAWCAVRERRWTWRTVLGVLLAPLGAAGYVLWVGHRTGRGVAGYLDVQGQWGNGFDGGLAFARFTAGLLSGFPSVFAGLALVAGVALLLWLYVRGVRDRQPLPLLVYSGVVVALALGAQSYFGSKPRLLLPAFPLLLPLAVALARARPRRSALVLALAAVGSAVYGAFWLNGSGPP, encoded by the coding sequence GTGCTGCGGCAGGCGGGGCGGCTGCCCTCACGGACGGTGGGCGCGCTGCGGCACGCCGCGCCCGCCCTGCTCGGTTATGCCGCGGTGCGCGCGCTGGGCGTCGTGCTGCTGGTGCTGTGGAGCGCGCCGGCGGGCAAGAGCGCGCACCAGCTCCTCTCGGCGCGCTGGGACTCGCTCTGGTACATGCGGGTGGCCCGCTACGGCTACGACTGGCAGGTGCGGCTGCCGGACGGCACCGTCCACTCCGACCTGGCGTTCTTCCCGCTGCTTCCGTGGCTGGAACGGCTGGGCTCGGCCGTCGGCCCGCTGTCGTACGCGGACGCCGGCCTCCTGACGTCCTGGGCGGCCTCGCTCCTCGCCGCCTGGGGGGTCTTCGCGGTGGGCGACCGGCTGTACGGGAGGCGCGCGGGGGTCTGCGCGGCGCTGCTGTGGGCGGTGCTGCCGGTGGCGGTCGTGCAGTCCATGGCGTACAGCGAGTCGCTCTTCACGGCGCTCGCGGCCTGGTCGCTGTACGCGGTGCTCACCCGGCGCTGGATCGCTGCCGGAGCGCTCGCCGCGCTGGCCGGGCTCACCCGACCGGTGGGCATGGCCGCGGCCGCGGCCGTGTGGGTGGCGGCCTGGTGTGCGGTGCGGGAGCGGCGGTGGACCTGGCGGACCGTCCTCGGGGTGCTGCTGGCCCCTTTGGGAGCCGCGGGCTACGTGCTGTGGGTGGGGCACCGCACCGGCCGGGGCGTGGCCGGCTACCTGGACGTGCAGGGGCAGTGGGGCAACGGCTTCGACGGGGGCCTCGCCTTCGCGCGGTTCACGGCCGGGCTGCTGTCCGGCTTCCCCTCGGTGTTCGCCGGGCTCGCCCTGGTCGCGGGGGTGGCGCTGCTGCTGTGGCTGTACGTGCGGGGCGTGCGCGACCGCCAACCGCTGCCGCTGCTGGTGTACTCCGGCGTCGTCGTGGCGCTCGCCCTGGGCGCGCAGAGCTACTTCGGCTCCAAGCCCCGGCTGCTGCTGCCCGCCTTCCCGCTGCTGCTGCCGCTCGCGGTGGCCCTGGCCCGGGCGCGACCGCGCAGGTCGGCGCTGGTGCTCGCGCTCGCGGCGGTGGGTTCCGCGGTGTACGGGGCGTTCTGGCTGAACGGTTCGGGGCCGCCCTGA
- a CDS encoding MFS transporter, with amino-acid sequence MSGTTTAAEHPAGATRHRHRQRPGRLDGSREANRWLVLVVLCVSLLLVAVDATVLHVAVPAVSEDLRPGAMELLWIVDAYPLVCASLLILFGTLGDRVGRRRILLLGYALFGIASAVAAFAGSAQVLIGARALLGVGGAMIMPATLSILRQVFPDRRERALAIGIWSAVAAVGAAVGPLLGGFLLEHFWWGSVFLVNIPLMIVSLPVGRWLLPESTGDGDGPWDVLGALMAAAGLFGVVLGVKWLGSGSSLLAPQALVPLLVGAALLVAFVRRQRGRAQPLVDLRMFAKPAFTTSVGCIVLAMLALVGLELIAAQYLQLVLGLSPLQTGLRLLPLTVAAMAAGLAGSKMLQRFGPRAMVAFGFCLTAAAVLVLALMGGHDDPRLMLGGFVLLGFGLETTLFGAYESMLNEAPTAQSGGAAAIGETSYQLGAGMGIALLGSVMNAAYAPGLSAVRGVSGADRRDAGHSLGEAYEVSGRLGGHAGAALRFAARTSFLHGLHVTLLVSAGLLLLGAVASLRLPKVMDCGPDTEADGKPDVEVAPGGAGAAAVAGAVPTPRGPERDRSAVGGSRPRRGRRAPSLGDTSR; translated from the coding sequence ATGTCCGGGACGACCACGGCCGCGGAACACCCCGCGGGCGCCACCCGGCATCGCCACCGGCAGCGCCCCGGCCGCCTGGACGGGAGCCGTGAGGCCAACCGGTGGCTCGTCCTCGTCGTGCTCTGTGTCAGCCTGCTGCTCGTCGCGGTGGACGCCACCGTGCTGCACGTCGCGGTTCCGGCGGTCAGCGAGGACCTCAGGCCCGGAGCCATGGAGCTCCTGTGGATCGTCGACGCCTACCCCCTCGTCTGCGCCTCGCTGCTGATCCTGTTCGGCACGCTCGGCGACCGCGTCGGCCGCAGAAGGATCCTGCTGCTCGGCTACGCGCTCTTCGGCATCGCCTCGGCGGTGGCGGCCTTCGCCGGCAGCGCCCAGGTGCTGATCGGCGCCCGCGCGCTGCTCGGTGTCGGCGGCGCGATGATCATGCCCGCGACCCTCTCCATCCTCCGCCAGGTCTTCCCCGACCGGCGCGAGCGCGCGCTCGCCATCGGCATCTGGAGCGCGGTGGCCGCCGTGGGCGCGGCCGTCGGGCCGCTGCTCGGCGGCTTCCTGCTGGAGCACTTCTGGTGGGGCTCGGTCTTCCTCGTCAACATCCCGCTGATGATCGTCAGCCTCCCGGTGGGCCGCTGGCTGCTGCCCGAGTCGACGGGCGACGGCGACGGCCCCTGGGACGTCCTCGGGGCCCTGATGGCCGCGGCCGGGCTGTTCGGCGTGGTGCTCGGCGTGAAGTGGCTCGGCAGCGGCAGCTCGCTGCTCGCCCCGCAGGCGCTGGTGCCGCTGCTGGTCGGGGCGGCGCTGCTCGTCGCGTTCGTACGGCGCCAGCGCGGGCGTGCGCAGCCGCTGGTCGACCTGCGGATGTTCGCGAAGCCGGCGTTCACCACGTCCGTCGGCTGCATCGTGCTCGCGATGCTCGCCCTGGTCGGCCTCGAACTGATCGCCGCGCAGTACCTGCAACTGGTACTCGGGCTCTCCCCCCTCCAGACCGGGCTGCGGCTGCTGCCCCTGACCGTCGCGGCGATGGCGGCGGGCCTGGCCGGATCGAAGATGCTGCAACGGTTCGGGCCACGCGCGATGGTGGCGTTCGGCTTCTGCCTCACCGCCGCCGCCGTGCTCGTCCTGGCCCTGATGGGCGGGCACGACGACCCGCGGCTGATGCTCGGCGGCTTCGTCCTGCTCGGCTTCGGCCTGGAGACGACGCTGTTCGGCGCCTACGAGTCGATGCTCAACGAGGCGCCCACCGCGCAGTCGGGCGGGGCGGCCGCGATCGGCGAGACCTCGTACCAGCTCGGGGCCGGGATGGGGATCGCGCTGCTGGGCAGCGTGATGAACGCCGCCTACGCCCCCGGCCTCTCCGCGGTGCGCGGGGTGTCCGGGGCCGACCGGAGGGACGCCGGGCACTCGCTCGGCGAGGCGTACGAGGTCTCCGGCCGGCTCGGTGGCCATGCCGGGGCCGCACTGCGGTTCGCCGCCCGGACCTCGTTCCTGCACGGGCTCCATGTGACGCTGCTGGTCAGCGCGGGGCTGCTGCTGCTCGGGGCGGTGGCGTCGCTGCGGCTGCCCAAGGTGATGGACTGCGGGCCCGACACGGAGGCGGACGGGAAGCCGGACGTGGAGGTGGCCCCCGGCGGGGCCGGTGCCGCTGCGGTTGCCGGTGCCGTGCCGACGCCCCGGGGCCCCGAGCGCGACCGGTCCGCGGTGGGCGGTTCAAGGCCCCGCCGCGGCCGCCGGGCGCCGTCCCTCGGCGACACGTCACGCTGA